Proteins encoded by one window of Streptacidiphilus sp. PB12-B1b:
- a CDS encoding glycosyltransferase gives MRILFSGPPDFGHTLPLLPLAQAARHAGHDVTILTHTSMSQMVSPLRVLTTEPPFGALRAETVRRLMGPAAAGTAPPMRNVNTGLTPAMLAELFVRVRVDLSGDEALARGRDFGPDLVVADELDALGPLIAADLKVPWATHSFGLAPGLPFLESRDEAITERLAARGLVPTPRLAYLDMWPDLLQPDDWTPSTDRITIQHRPFHQDGVPWSVPGFPGREGLPLVLVTLGTTANDPDVLRAIVDSLATADVNVVATLGTQDKADAFETDRTRVCVVGFVPLAQLLEGVSLVVSAAGAGTLLSPLSRGLPAVLLPAVAEQPLNAERAAAAGAAAVVTKPEEIGEAVRRVLADTSYLSAARKAAEQIRHMNAPQQALDLLLERWNRGKTGG, from the coding sequence ATGCGCATCCTGTTCTCCGGGCCGCCCGACTTCGGCCATACGCTGCCCCTGCTTCCCTTGGCGCAAGCAGCCCGGCACGCCGGTCATGACGTTACGATCCTCACGCACACCAGCATGAGCCAGATGGTCAGCCCGCTCCGGGTGCTGACCACCGAGCCGCCCTTCGGCGCCCTGCGGGCCGAGACCGTCCGCCGGCTCATGGGCCCAGCGGCGGCCGGGACGGCGCCGCCCATGCGCAATGTGAACACCGGGCTCACCCCGGCCATGCTGGCCGAGCTCTTCGTTCGCGTCCGCGTGGATCTCAGTGGTGACGAAGCGCTTGCGCGCGGTCGGGACTTCGGCCCGGATCTGGTCGTGGCGGACGAGTTGGACGCCCTGGGGCCACTGATCGCCGCGGACCTCAAGGTGCCGTGGGCGACCCACTCCTTCGGGCTCGCGCCGGGCCTGCCCTTCTTGGAGAGCAGAGACGAGGCGATCACCGAGCGCTTGGCCGCACGAGGCCTCGTGCCCACCCCCCGCCTGGCATACCTCGACATGTGGCCCGACCTTCTCCAGCCGGACGACTGGACCCCGTCCACGGACCGAATCACCATCCAGCACCGGCCTTTTCACCAGGACGGCGTCCCCTGGTCGGTGCCTGGCTTCCCGGGCCGTGAGGGCCTGCCCCTGGTGCTGGTCACCCTCGGCACGACAGCGAACGATCCGGACGTACTCAGAGCCATCGTCGATTCCCTGGCCACCGCGGACGTCAACGTGGTCGCCACACTCGGTACTCAGGACAAGGCCGACGCCTTCGAGACGGATCGCACACGGGTCTGCGTGGTGGGCTTCGTTCCGCTCGCGCAATTGCTGGAAGGCGTGAGCCTGGTCGTATCCGCAGCCGGGGCCGGCACGCTGCTGTCCCCACTGAGCAGGGGCCTACCGGCGGTACTGCTGCCAGCCGTCGCCGAACAACCGCTCAACGCCGAGCGCGCTGCAGCCGCTGGCGCCGCCGCCGTTGTGACGAAGCCGGAAGAGATCGGCGAGGCCGTCCGGCGAGTACTGGCCGACACCTCCTACCTCTCGGCCGCCCGGAAGGCCGCCGAGCAGATCAGGCACATGAACGCCCCGCAACAGGCGCTGGACCTGCTCCTGGAACGATGGAACCGAGGGAAGACCGGGGGCTAG
- a CDS encoding NAD(P)-dependent oxidoreductase: protein MQIALIGSTGGMGTFILEELASRGHDIRAVVRRPGAVATAGHLTSVQADVYDTAALSEALRGVDAVVSAFNPGWHEPGLYEKYLLGARSIQGATAAAGVERLLVIGGASSLYSEDGIQMIESFTPPEPYGSGVRAARDYHQEILTETGLDWVFLSPPMDCGPMGPDGRTGVFRTGTEHPVVDKNGKSSLSRQDLAVAVVNEIERPAHHRQRFTVGY from the coding sequence ATGCAGATCGCACTTATTGGCAGCACCGGTGGCATGGGGACCTTCATCCTTGAGGAACTGGCCTCCCGTGGGCACGACATCAGGGCCGTCGTGCGCAGGCCCGGAGCCGTTGCAACAGCCGGGCATCTCACATCGGTGCAGGCCGATGTGTACGACACGGCCGCACTGAGCGAAGCACTGAGGGGCGTCGATGCTGTCGTCAGCGCCTTCAACCCGGGATGGCACGAGCCGGGTCTGTACGAGAAGTACCTCCTGGGGGCGCGGAGCATCCAGGGCGCCACCGCGGCGGCCGGGGTGGAAAGACTGCTGGTCATCGGAGGCGCCAGCAGCCTGTACAGCGAGGACGGCATACAGATGATCGAGTCGTTCACGCCGCCGGAGCCGTACGGCAGCGGGGTGCGCGCGGCACGTGACTACCACCAGGAGATCCTGACCGAGACGGGGTTGGACTGGGTGTTCTTGAGCCCTCCGATGGACTGCGGACCGATGGGTCCGGACGGCAGGACGGGGGTTTTCCGCACCGGCACCGAGCATCCGGTGGTCGACAAGAACGGCAAGAGCTCACTGTCCCGTCAGGATCTCGCGGTCGCGGTCGTGAACGAGATCGAGCGACCGGCCCACCACCGTCAGCGGTTCACCGTGGGCTACTGA
- a CDS encoding helix-turn-helix domain-containing protein, protein MSDIGPLLKHWRNARRLSQLTLAAQASVSIRHLCFLETGRARPSRAMVLRLAEVLDVPLRERNTLLLSAGFSPQYQESPLDAPALSAARGALDAILAQQEPFPALVMDRSWDIQHTNAAARRFFAYLNDEQEATPLGPPNVLRRMFHPDGIRRHISNWHEVAEALIRRVRKEALGGVTDERAQRILDEVLDYPGVPQELRTLDPATPQLPIVPVHYVRAGRRFDYFSTVTTLGTPQDVTLQELRIECFFPMNDQTRTQARHLAESGACPSNGQPACVS, encoded by the coding sequence ATGTCTGACATAGGCCCCCTGCTCAAGCACTGGCGCAACGCCCGGCGACTGAGCCAGCTGACGCTGGCCGCCCAGGCATCGGTCTCCATCCGGCACCTGTGCTTCCTGGAGACCGGCCGGGCCCGTCCAAGCCGCGCCATGGTCCTCAGACTCGCCGAAGTCCTCGATGTACCGCTGCGCGAACGCAACACCCTGCTGCTCAGCGCAGGATTCTCCCCCCAGTACCAGGAGTCCCCGCTGGACGCGCCCGCACTGAGCGCGGCGCGCGGCGCCCTTGATGCGATCCTGGCGCAGCAGGAACCCTTCCCCGCCCTGGTGATGGACAGAAGCTGGGACATCCAGCACACCAACGCCGCCGCCCGCAGGTTCTTCGCCTACCTCAACGACGAGCAGGAAGCCACCCCGCTCGGGCCACCGAATGTGCTGCGCCGCATGTTCCACCCCGACGGAATCCGCCGGCATATCTCCAACTGGCACGAAGTCGCCGAGGCCCTGATCCGACGTGTCCGCAAGGAAGCACTCGGCGGTGTCACCGACGAACGCGCCCAGCGCATCCTCGACGAGGTGCTGGACTACCCCGGAGTACCCCAGGAACTGCGAACCCTGGACCCTGCCACCCCGCAGCTGCCGATCGTGCCCGTCCACTACGTCCGCGCCGGTCGCCGGTTCGACTACTTCTCCACCGTCACCACCCTGGGCACACCACAGGACGTGACCCTCCAGGAACTGCGCATCGAATGCTTCTTCCCCATGAACGACCAGACCCGGACACAAGCCCGCCACCTGGCCGAGTCAGGAGCGTGTCCCAGTAACGGGCAACCGGCCTGCGTTTCGTGA
- a CDS encoding carboxymuconolactone decarboxylase family protein, which produces MSRIPLADSATLNDSQQAQYNRFPSNLTRAVLLLDDRLAGLLPESANALRATDLDPAWREAAILRVAALSYSAYERFQHLDQARAAGWSEQQISDIESGRFGRLDAEVAALLTFVDACVAGTDTTDETFGSARAVLTDRQLVNVIVLVGHYMTVARITGILRIELDDAPDAWTHDH; this is translated from the coding sequence ATGAGCCGGATACCGCTCGCCGACAGCGCGACACTCAACGACTCGCAGCAGGCCCAGTACAACCGGTTCCCGTCCAACCTCACCCGGGCCGTGCTGCTGCTCGACGACCGGCTGGCCGGGCTGCTGCCCGAGTCCGCCAACGCGCTGCGCGCGACCGACCTCGACCCCGCCTGGCGGGAGGCCGCGATCCTGCGGGTCGCGGCGCTGAGCTACAGCGCCTACGAACGCTTCCAGCACCTCGACCAGGCCCGCGCGGCCGGCTGGAGCGAGCAGCAGATCTCCGACATCGAGTCCGGCCGCTTCGGCCGACTCGACGCCGAAGTCGCCGCCCTGCTCACGTTCGTGGACGCCTGCGTGGCCGGCACCGACACCACCGACGAGACCTTCGGCTCCGCCCGAGCAGTGCTGACGGACCGTCAACTCGTGAACGTCATCGTCCTCGTCGGGCACTACATGACCGTCGCCCGGATCACCGGCATCCTGCGGATCGAACTGGACGACGCACCCGACGCATGGACCCACGACCACTGA
- a CDS encoding TetR/AcrR family transcriptional regulator translates to MTASIQHRASRRQDSAAYTREAILAAASELFSSRGYTATTVNEVAAKARVAVATVYTSVGGKPTLLRALIERGVNEPRTTETLTAVASADDPREVIRLTAAGTRYSNEASREMVALMLSTANTVPEIAEAMREAVTAYRQALGAVAGRLDDLSALRGGLGVERATDMLWYFFGLHSWRQLVEDNGWSYEDAQSWLAECAGAALLTPEHAATKPPR, encoded by the coding sequence GTGACAGCATCGATCCAGCATCGAGCCAGCCGCCGACAGGACAGCGCCGCCTACACCCGGGAGGCGATCCTGGCCGCGGCCTCCGAGTTGTTCTCCAGCCGCGGGTACACGGCGACCACGGTGAACGAAGTCGCCGCCAAGGCCCGGGTGGCCGTGGCCACCGTCTACACCAGCGTGGGCGGCAAGCCGACCTTGTTGCGCGCCCTCATCGAGAGAGGCGTCAACGAGCCCCGGACCACGGAGACTCTCACGGCGGTGGCCTCGGCCGACGATCCGCGCGAGGTCATCCGGCTGACCGCAGCCGGTACCCGGTACAGCAACGAGGCGAGCCGGGAGATGGTCGCGCTGATGCTCTCCACGGCCAACACCGTGCCGGAGATCGCCGAGGCAATGCGGGAGGCCGTCACCGCCTACCGGCAGGCATTGGGCGCGGTGGCCGGCAGGCTCGACGACCTGTCCGCCCTGCGCGGCGGCCTCGGCGTCGAGCGGGCCACCGACATGCTCTGGTACTTCTTCGGCCTGCACTCGTGGCGCCAACTGGTGGAGGACAACGGCTGGTCCTACGAGGACGCGCAGAGCTGGCTGGCCGAGTGCGCCGGGGCGGCACTACTGACCCCGGAACACGCCGCGACCAAGCCACCCCGCTGA
- a CDS encoding alpha/beta fold hydrolase translates to MFSTDATATDATAVNAIRTGPRGGTPVVLLHSAGLDLTYWDAQLDALRRDHDVVALDLPGHGGSRGRAEEITVEHVSAAIGAAITDLDAGPVHLVGLSVGGLIAQSIALDRPQLVRSLVLIDTAANFSPGGQAAMRERADTARREGMAAVLPGLFAHWFMPDTLARRPHLVDRATKTLLHDDPHTHAALWELIAAFDVAERLPAVTAPTLVLVGEHDSSSPLSSARHLCEAIPRARLRIVPDAAHLSPIERPDTVTGHIDAFLNEVTR, encoded by the coding sequence ATGTTCTCCACTGACGCCACCGCGACCGACGCCACCGCTGTCAACGCCATCCGCACCGGACCGAGAGGTGGGACGCCGGTCGTGCTGCTCCACTCCGCCGGGCTCGACCTGACCTACTGGGACGCGCAACTCGACGCCCTGCGCCGCGACCACGACGTGGTCGCCCTTGATCTGCCCGGACACGGAGGCAGTCGGGGCCGGGCGGAGGAGATCACCGTCGAGCACGTGTCGGCGGCGATCGGCGCGGCCATCACCGACCTGGACGCCGGCCCGGTGCACCTCGTCGGCCTCTCGGTCGGCGGCCTGATCGCCCAGTCGATCGCCTTGGACCGTCCGCAACTCGTCCGCTCCCTGGTGCTGATCGACACCGCCGCCAACTTCTCGCCCGGCGGCCAGGCCGCCATGCGCGAGCGCGCCGACACGGCCCGGCGCGAGGGCATGGCCGCGGTCCTGCCGGGCCTGTTCGCCCACTGGTTCATGCCCGACACCCTCGCGCGGCGGCCGCATCTGGTGGACCGCGCCACCAAGACGCTGCTCCACGACGACCCGCACACGCACGCGGCACTGTGGGAGCTGATCGCCGCCTTCGACGTCGCCGAGCGGCTCCCGGCGGTCACCGCGCCCACGCTGGTCCTGGTGGGCGAGCACGACTCCAGTTCTCCCCTGTCCAGCGCCCGGCACCTGTGCGAGGCGATCCCCCGGGCGCGTCTGCGGATCGTCCCGGACGCCGCCCACCTGTCCCCCATCGAACGGCCGGACACGGTCACCGGCCACATCGACGCCTTCCTGAACGAGGTGACCCGATGA
- a CDS encoding TetR/AcrR family transcriptional regulator, translating into MARRVPGIRLRMEETALQLYEAQGLANTTAAEIASAAGVTERTFFRHFRDKLEAAFGDETRLRDTAAAAVASAPAGMSALPAAEHALSVIAGDFDCRRDSILRRARVVEANPELREREMSRAAEWATVMARGLVARGVDEHRAAMVAGVALALFRTAYERWAQDGTADLTTELQEVFADFRAEAAALV; encoded by the coding sequence ATGGCGCGACGTGTACCCGGCATCCGACTGCGGATGGAAGAGACTGCGTTGCAGCTGTACGAGGCCCAAGGCCTGGCGAACACGACCGCGGCCGAGATCGCCTCCGCAGCGGGCGTGACGGAACGCACGTTCTTCCGTCATTTCCGCGACAAGCTCGAAGCCGCTTTCGGGGACGAAACCCGCCTGCGGGACACCGCTGCGGCTGCGGTGGCGTCCGCTCCGGCTGGGATGTCCGCGCTTCCCGCCGCGGAGCATGCCCTGTCGGTCATTGCCGGTGACTTCGACTGCCGCCGTGACAGCATTCTGCGCCGGGCCCGGGTGGTGGAAGCGAATCCGGAACTGCGCGAGCGGGAGATGAGCCGGGCCGCAGAGTGGGCCACCGTGATGGCCCGAGGGCTGGTCGCCCGGGGTGTCGACGAGCATCGTGCGGCGATGGTGGCGGGGGTTGCACTCGCCTTGTTCCGCACCGCGTACGAACGCTGGGCCCAGGACGGCACCGCCGACCTGACGACCGAGCTGCAAGAGGTCTTCGCGGACTTCCGCGCTGAGGCCGCCGCGTTGGTGTAG
- a CDS encoding carboxymuconolactone decarboxylase family protein, translating into MTDFQIHTVHSAPQEAQQALAVLNDAFGFVPNGAGLMANSPTLLNTFLSAFGHFRGNGTFSPAERQVLLLSNAVANTCAWAVAFHSLEALADGVDPDTVQALRRGDLPADPRTAALSSLTRALIASRGHLHHTQVAAFLAAGFTQSQLFEVVTGAAISTMTNYAANLAQPPLEGPVQAHAWTRAHLSDV; encoded by the coding sequence ATGACCGATTTCCAGATCCACACCGTTCACTCCGCCCCCCAGGAAGCGCAGCAGGCGCTGGCGGTCCTCAATGACGCGTTCGGGTTCGTGCCCAACGGCGCCGGTTTGATGGCCAACTCCCCGACGCTGCTGAACACCTTCCTCTCGGCGTTCGGCCACTTCCGCGGCAACGGCACGTTCAGTCCGGCCGAGCGGCAGGTACTGCTGCTGTCCAATGCGGTCGCCAACACCTGCGCCTGGGCCGTGGCCTTCCACTCGCTGGAAGCCCTGGCGGACGGGGTCGATCCCGACACCGTCCAGGCCCTGCGCCGCGGGGACCTGCCCGCCGACCCGCGCACAGCCGCTCTCTCCAGCCTCACCAGGGCCCTCATCGCCAGTCGCGGCCACCTCCACCACACACAGGTGGCAGCATTCCTCGCGGCCGGGTTCACCCAGTCCCAGTTGTTCGAGGTGGTGACCGGTGCGGCGATCTCGACGATGACCAACTACGCTGCGAATCTCGCCCAGCCCCCGCTGGAAGGACCGGTGCAGGCGCACGCCTGGACCAGGGCACACTTGAGCGATGTCTGA
- a CDS encoding S8 family serine peptidase encodes MSPAAPDAPAVALLDTGIDEGHPLLRACIIGAHTFIHGEGVYDNAGHGTQMAGLVIFGDTLDGALGSRATVRLDHHVESVKILSRGRDQRRPYGEVTTVAVSTAETAETESNRQRVFAMASPLVRAAMPEGVESREGTPGPSAA; translated from the coding sequence GTGTCCCCCGCCGCCCCGGACGCTCCCGCAGTCGCCCTCCTGGACACGGGCATCGACGAGGGGCACCCGCTGCTGCGGGCGTGCATCATCGGAGCCCACACGTTCATCCACGGCGAGGGCGTATACGACAATGCCGGCCACGGCACTCAGATGGCGGGCTTGGTGATCTTTGGCGACACCCTTGACGGGGCCCTCGGTTCCCGTGCCACCGTGAGGCTCGACCACCACGTGGAGTCTGTGAAGATCCTCTCCCGCGGCCGGGACCAGCGCAGGCCCTATGGCGAGGTCACCACGGTCGCCGTCAGCACAGCTGAGACGGCCGAAACGGAGAGCAACCGTCAGCGTGTCTTCGCGATGGCGTCACCATTGGTGCGCGCGGCGATGCCGGAGGGCGTCGAGAGTCGGGAAGGCACCCCAGGTCCGTCGGCGGCATGA
- a CDS encoding NAD(P)H-binding protein, with amino-acid sequence MRIVIAGGHGQIALLLERILAERGDTPVGLIRSAEQADDLHACGAESLLCDLESVGVDQLAAQLAGADAAVFAAGAGGRGGAGRTQAVDQGGAVLFAEAAERAGIRRLVQLSSMGADREPSPDTDPGFASYLRAKAAADEDLATRTHMDWTILRPGHLTDAPGTGLVTLAPHTGVGSVPRQDVAAVIAHLLQTPATAGLALELISGDTPVEAAVHSATP; translated from the coding sequence ATGCGCATCGTCATCGCGGGTGGACACGGTCAGATCGCCCTGCTGCTGGAGAGGATCCTCGCCGAGCGCGGGGACACCCCCGTCGGCCTGATCCGCAGCGCCGAGCAGGCCGACGACCTGCACGCCTGCGGAGCCGAATCGCTCCTGTGCGACCTGGAGTCGGTCGGCGTCGACCAGTTGGCGGCGCAGTTGGCCGGCGCGGATGCTGCGGTCTTCGCAGCCGGGGCCGGAGGCCGGGGCGGGGCCGGACGCACCCAGGCCGTGGACCAGGGCGGCGCGGTGCTGTTCGCCGAGGCCGCCGAACGGGCGGGGATCCGGCGGCTCGTCCAGCTCTCCTCCATGGGCGCCGACCGCGAGCCGTCGCCCGACACCGACCCGGGCTTCGCCTCCTACCTGCGCGCCAAGGCTGCCGCCGACGAGGACCTGGCCACCCGCACCCACATGGACTGGACGATCCTTCGCCCGGGCCACCTGACGGATGCCCCCGGCACCGGCCTCGTCACCCTGGCCCCGCACACCGGCGTGGGCTCGGTCCCGAGGCAGGACGTCGCCGCCGTCATCGCCCACCTGCTGCAGACCCCGGCCACCGCCGGTCTCGCCCTGGAACTCATCAGCGGCGACACCCCCGTAGAAGCAGCCGTCCACTCCGCCACCCCCTGA
- a CDS encoding DUF4232 domain-containing protein, which yields MTAHPDNPPPDDPTPAPHQPAGGPAPDPGAPAAPGVPADPSAPAYLAAPGTPGLPADPAAPGALGVPAAPAAPGPTGTPVAPGTSGAPGNPGAPAKPALPAVPGTPAAPGSTGLPADPYDLGGWTPGLDPVAPLLGAPVEPLPVPAGSFERIRRRATRRRRVRAAVGGGAVAAVVAGSLYLLGVPSHLWDAAPPVTATGGTPPALVPHSTSATPTPPAVQHTPAATQQPSTFNTPTPSPDAAPANPSEGSGAAPASVPSTSASAVSGTGADGPLCASSQLTASLGGSDAGAGNLYRYLLLTNNGSTSCLVSGFPGLSLLDAQGGVLGAPATFDHTYTYAPVELAPGQTASDTIHTLNAGATTCQGTSTSLRIYPPGNKAALVIPGAVMLCGNLLTVTPFTSGTTGNPPS from the coding sequence ATGACCGCACACCCCGACAACCCGCCCCCCGACGACCCCACCCCCGCCCCACACCAGCCCGCAGGCGGCCCCGCCCCCGACCCCGGCGCGCCCGCCGCCCCCGGCGTCCCGGCTGACCCCTCCGCCCCCGCTTACCTCGCCGCGCCCGGCACCCCCGGCCTCCCGGCTGACCCGGCTGCGCCCGGCGCGCTGGGTGTGCCTGCCGCCCCCGCCGCCCCCGGGCCGACCGGCACCCCCGTGGCGCCCGGCACCTCTGGGGCCCCCGGTAACCCCGGCGCCCCCGCCAAACCCGCCCTCCCAGCCGTCCCGGGCACCCCCGCCGCGCCCGGCTCGACCGGCCTCCCGGCCGATCCGTACGACCTCGGCGGGTGGACGCCCGGGCTGGATCCGGTCGCGCCGCTGCTCGGGGCACCCGTCGAGCCGCTGCCCGTGCCGGCTGGCTCGTTCGAGCGCATCCGGCGTCGTGCCACGCGTCGCAGACGGGTCCGCGCCGCCGTCGGCGGGGGAGCCGTCGCCGCTGTCGTCGCCGGATCGCTGTACCTCCTCGGCGTCCCCAGCCACCTCTGGGACGCCGCACCGCCCGTCACCGCCACCGGCGGCACCCCGCCCGCGCTGGTGCCGCACAGCACCTCCGCCACCCCCACCCCGCCCGCCGTCCAGCACACACCGGCCGCCACCCAGCAGCCGAGCACGTTCAACACGCCGACCCCGTCCCCGGACGCGGCTCCGGCGAACCCCTCGGAAGGCTCCGGCGCGGCCCCCGCCAGCGTCCCCTCCACCTCGGCCTCGGCCGTTTCCGGCACCGGGGCCGACGGCCCCCTGTGCGCCAGCTCGCAGCTGACAGCGTCCCTCGGCGGCAGCGACGCGGGCGCGGGCAACCTGTACCGGTACCTGCTGCTCACCAACAACGGCAGCACGAGCTGTTTGGTGAGCGGATTCCCCGGCCTGTCGCTGCTGGACGCCCAGGGCGGCGTGCTCGGCGCGCCCGCGACCTTCGACCACACCTACACGTACGCACCGGTGGAGCTCGCGCCGGGACAGACGGCCAGCGACACCATCCACACCCTCAACGCCGGAGCCACCACCTGTCAGGGCACCTCCACCAGCCTGCGCATCTACCCGCCGGGCAACAAGGCCGCACTGGTCATCCCGGGCGCGGTCATGCTCTGCGGCAACCTCCTGACCGTCACGCCCTTCACCTCAGGCACCACCGGCAACCCGCCCTCCTGA
- a CDS encoding glycosyltransferase has product MKILFSSTPAFGHLLPLFPLARAFQGQGHTVGVLTAAGLAPLLEAEGFEALAAGPLPDVLFAEVARRTGADPAADPTPEGVAEFFAGTRVDLSAPEAIAAVDSWAPDLVVSELFDFVGPLAAATLGTPVATLAFGPAVPPAFLEAMRALVASRYRDRDLPAPIAVPSGRWLLDTCPPGLQFDGVRPAAEHLPLRPEPHQGAEAAASSPSTSAAARPRVLVTFGTHFADPAVVGPLLHALADLDVDLIATLGVDGKTDDYDLAPGRVDFAPFAPMAQLLEGVSAVVTHGGAGTTLGALARGIPLVILPQGADQFVQADRVAAAGAGTALPPGGNAPEAAAAALRTVLTDPAFAAAATRIGDEIAAMPSPAAVAECLIADLRG; this is encoded by the coding sequence ATGAAGATCCTTTTCTCCAGCACGCCAGCCTTCGGGCACCTTCTCCCGTTGTTCCCGCTGGCCCGCGCGTTCCAGGGGCAGGGCCACACTGTCGGAGTCCTCACCGCGGCCGGCCTGGCGCCGCTGCTCGAGGCCGAAGGCTTCGAGGCGCTCGCCGCAGGCCCCCTGCCCGACGTGCTGTTCGCCGAGGTGGCGCGGCGTACTGGCGCCGACCCGGCGGCCGATCCCACCCCTGAGGGTGTCGCGGAGTTCTTCGCCGGCACCCGCGTCGACCTCTCCGCACCCGAGGCGATAGCCGCGGTCGACTCCTGGGCCCCCGACCTGGTCGTGAGTGAGCTGTTCGACTTCGTCGGACCGCTTGCCGCCGCGACGCTCGGCACCCCGGTCGCCACGTTGGCCTTTGGCCCCGCTGTGCCGCCGGCCTTCCTGGAGGCGATGCGCGCCCTCGTGGCGTCGCGCTACCGTGACCGGGACCTGCCCGCCCCCATCGCCGTGCCCTCCGGTCGCTGGCTGCTCGACACCTGCCCGCCCGGCCTGCAGTTCGACGGCGTGCGGCCTGCCGCCGAGCACCTCCCGCTCCGGCCCGAGCCGCACCAGGGAGCCGAGGCGGCCGCTTCCAGCCCCTCCACGTCGGCCGCGGCCCGCCCGCGGGTGCTCGTCACCTTCGGCACCCACTTCGCCGATCCGGCTGTCGTCGGCCCGCTGCTGCACGCCCTGGCCGACCTGGACGTCGATCTGATCGCCACCCTCGGCGTGGACGGCAAGACCGACGACTACGACCTCGCACCGGGACGGGTCGACTTCGCACCGTTCGCACCCATGGCCCAACTCCTCGAAGGTGTCTCGGCGGTGGTCACCCACGGCGGCGCGGGCACCACCCTGGGCGCGCTCGCCCGAGGCATCCCGCTGGTCATCCTGCCGCAGGGGGCGGACCAGTTCGTCCAGGCCGACCGGGTCGCCGCCGCCGGCGCGGGCACGGCGCTGCCGCCGGGCGGGAACGCTCCCGAAGCCGCAGCCGCCGCGCTGCGTACAGTGCTGACCGATCCGGCCTTCGCCGCCGCGGCCACCCGCATCGGCGACGAGATCGCCGCCATGCCGTCACCCGCCGCCGTCGCCGAATGTCTCATCGCCGACCTCAGGGGCTGA
- a CDS encoding LysR family transcriptional regulator translates to MDLRQLESFVAVGETGSFTRAAQRLHLVQSGLSTSIRALERELGVELFTRTTRRVDLTDAGRMLLADARHILESVEQARGAVQGAAGGMRGTVRFGIMHSLTAPELLDALAVFHRERPQVRLLPRTHAAGSAGLVQGVLDNELDFAVAASAAEPALGQVEFVPLRSERMILVCPQDHQLAARKQVRLAELTDEPFVDVPAGWGSRASADRLFASLGLARRVEIEVGDVATVVDLVRAGLGIALIAPSSAPSPIGIPVLRPLPAPNFDVSLVLPTTRKLGPAARDLATAVLARVSSRPGADAVR, encoded by the coding sequence GTGGACCTTCGCCAACTCGAATCCTTCGTCGCCGTGGGCGAGACCGGCAGTTTCACCCGGGCCGCTCAGCGGTTGCATCTCGTCCAGTCCGGGCTCTCCACCTCGATCCGGGCCCTGGAGCGGGAGTTGGGCGTCGAACTGTTCACCCGGACCACCCGCCGGGTCGATCTGACCGACGCCGGACGGATGCTGCTGGCCGACGCACGGCACATCCTGGAAAGCGTCGAGCAGGCCCGGGGCGCGGTGCAGGGCGCGGCTGGCGGGATGCGCGGCACGGTGCGGTTCGGCATCATGCACTCGCTGACCGCCCCGGAACTCCTGGACGCCCTGGCCGTCTTCCACCGCGAGCGGCCGCAGGTCCGGCTCCTACCGCGCACCCACGCCGCCGGGTCGGCGGGGCTGGTGCAGGGGGTTCTGGACAACGAACTCGACTTCGCTGTCGCCGCGTCGGCAGCCGAACCGGCCCTCGGCCAGGTCGAGTTCGTCCCGCTGCGCTCCGAGCGGATGATCCTGGTGTGCCCGCAGGACCACCAGCTCGCCGCACGCAAGCAGGTCCGGCTCGCGGAGCTGACCGACGAGCCGTTCGTGGACGTGCCCGCCGGGTGGGGCAGCCGCGCCAGTGCCGACCGGCTGTTCGCCTCGCTCGGCCTGGCGCGCCGGGTCGAGATCGAGGTGGGCGACGTCGCCACCGTCGTGGACCTGGTCCGCGCGGGCCTGGGCATCGCGCTGATCGCGCCGTCCTCCGCGCCGTCGCCGATCGGAATCCCGGTGCTCAGGCCGCTGCCCGCGCCGAACTTCGACGTCAGCCTGGTCCTGCCGACGACCCGGAAGCTCGGCCCCGCCGCCCGCGACCTGGCGACCGCCGTACTGGCACGCGTCAGCAGCCGCCCGGGCGCCGACGCGGTGAGGTAG